GCTCGCCAGGAATAACCCCATCGCGGCAAGCTCGTGCGGCTGGCCGGGGCGCTTCAGCGGATTGAGCTGGCCGATCTTGTCCTGGGTGCCGCGCTCCTTGGCGCGGTCGAAGATCGGCTTGGTCATGCCTGTTTCGATAAGGCCCGGGCAGACCGCATTGATGCGTACGCCGGTGCCGGTGAGCGAATAGGCCGTGGTCTGCACCAGAGAGATCACGCCGGCCTTGCTCGCGGCATAGGGATGTCCGCTCGCGCCGGCCTTGAGGCCCGCAACCGACGCCGTGAGCACGATCGCGCCGGACTGCTGCTTCACCATGTGGGGCATCGCGTACTTCACCGCGAGGAACGGGCCGATCAGGTTGACGCGCAGGATTTCCTGCCAGTGTTCGACCGTCTGCTCGGCGATCGGAATGAGGCCGCC
The genomic region above belongs to Bradyrhizobium sp. CCBAU 53338 and contains:
- a CDS encoding SDR family NAD(P)-dependent oxidoreductase, coding for MGRLQGKSVIITGAGSGIGRAAAHLFTREGAKLIAVDRTEAVKETVDEVKKAGGIAEAMIADAGSETDVMAVIDKAVKTHGRLDVIWANAGVSGGLIPIAEQTVEHWQEILRVNLIGPFLAVKYAMPHMVKQQSGAIVLTASVAGLKAGASGHPYAASKAGVISLVQTTAYSLTGTGVRINAVCPGLIETGMTKPIFDRAKERGTQDKIGQLNPLKRPGQPHELAAMGLFLASDEASYVNGQAFPVDGGLTASMPYTGKPV